The following are encoded in a window of Candida dubliniensis CD36 chromosome 4, complete sequence genomic DNA:
- a CDS encoding DNA repair protein RAD34 orthologue, putative (Similar to S. cerevisiae RAD34;~In S. cerevisiae: encodes protein involved in nucleotide excision repair) gives MREGGLFVQSDDESDYDEPPTKRAKVVEEEEEDSDIELNESDWEDVFLDNVVDPAPSEFSITIQQNEIDHQRKERIKQLIREKQKRVSIHYLSMVSYIIHARFRNQLMRSKRVQKLLKKLIPDQVKKVYKKFKKNTDTQSADEQLVYILKYLIKWFRKNFKHDSNGMRVLGYSSDPQRFPNNAKNITNESDLLSVIKKFQHNRDTGAQIFTAILGALGFESRLVFSIPLLSIKNTNTQPKLNNDILKVNKDNDLLYPSFWTELINPLDPSEIIVMETQCFYEEDKRLLRIKRYGGTLSQSFTDQFYPIQNQLCQMSMYYVLSFNSENLILDVSSRYMKDISYRWFNRLDLRTDLGKAALLLQSLLRIFNRTKNYTTDDNRELESLMQMAMTNYTIPESFTAMKNSPNFITPSTLRYNEVIISETKPVKQIKINNKKEPVYFKNSLLVGKSEQQWKFLGRSIKPGEIPIKLAKATPRTIYNKRLYNQNEINDPSLNQVKLYSFSQTCPYIKLKVTKSPDNGKLILPRNKYGNIEIFRENMIPDDCVWLKLTNIENILKNKAQFVPVVTGFAFKAGQAIPIKQGVIVLKQEETRIKKIWLSGRIKEHKAQLAQRRLKLLYTWKFIYKHLQIKKRLDDHL, from the coding sequence agtagaagaagaagaagaagattctgatattgaattaaatgagTCTGATTGGGAAGATGTATTTCTTGATAATGTTGTCGACCCAGCACCTTCAGAGTTTTCAATCACGATACAACAAAACGAAATCGATCATcaaagaaaggaaaggataaaacaattaattagGGAGAAACAAAAGCGTGTCAGTATTCATTACTTGAGTATGGTATCGTACATAATTCATGCCAGATTTAGAAATCAGTTAATGAGATCCAAAAGAGTTCAAAAGTTGcttaaaaaattgattccaGATCAAGTTAAAAAAGtatacaaaaaatttaaaaagaatacaGATACTCAATCTGCTGATGAACAATTGGTATATATTCTCAAGTATCTAATTAAATGGTTtcgaaaaaattttaaacaTGATTCAAATGGAATGAGAGTTCTCGGATATTCATCTGATCCTCAAAGGTTCCCTAATAATGCAAAGAATATCACAAATGAGTCAGATTTATTATCAGTAATTAAAAAGTTTCAACATAATAGGGATACAGGGGCACAAATCTTTACAGCAATTTTGGGTGCTTTGGGTTTTGAAAGTCGTTTAGTCTTTTCCATCCCCCTactatcaattaaaaataccAACACTCAaccaaaattaaataatgacATTTTGAAAGTAAATAAAGACAATGATTTGTTATATCCTTCCTTTTGGACAGAATTAATCAACCCTTTGGATCCATCTGAAATAATAGTTATGGAAACCCAATGCTTTtatgaagaagataaaaGATTACTTAGAATTAAACGTTATGGTGGCACGTTATCACAAAGCTTTACTGATCAATTTTACCCTATCCAAAATCAGCTTTGCCAAATGTCAATGTATTATGTCTTGAGTTTCAATTCGGAAAACCTAATACTTGATGTAAGCTCAAGATATATGAAAGATATTTCTTATAGATGGTTTAATAGATTAGATTTGCGAACTGACTTGGGGAAAGCTGCATTACTACTCCAATCATTGTTGCGTATTTTCAATAGAACTAAAAACTACACTACTGACGACAACAGAGAATTAGAAAGTCTCATGCAAATGGCAATGACTAATTACACGATTCCTGAAAGTTTTACTGCAATGAAAAATAGTCCTAATTTTATCACGCCTTCGACACTTAGGTATAACGAAGTGATCATTCTGGAAACTAAACCCgttaaacaaatcaaaataaacaataaaaaggAACCAgtttatttcaaaaatagTTTACTTGTTGGTAAATCTGAACAGCAGTGGAAGTTTCTTGGACGTTCAATTAAACCTGGTGAAATTCCCATAAAGCTAGCTAAGGCAACTCCTCGAACCATATACAATAAGCGGTTATataatcaaaatgaaattaacGATCCCAGTTTAAATCAAGTGAAATTATACAGTTTCAGCCAAACATGTCCCtatatcaaattgaaagtCACTAAATCACCAGATAATGGTAAGTTGATTCTCCcaagaaataaatatgGTAACATAGAAATTTTCCGTGAAAATATGATTCCTGATGATTGTGTATGGCTAAAATTgacaaatattgaaaatatattgaaGAATAAAGCTCAGTTTGTTCCGGTTGTTACTGGATTTGCTTTTAAAGCGGGTCAAGCAATACCTATTAAGCAAGGGgtaattgttttaaaacAAGAAGAGACCCGCATAAAGAAAATCTGGCTTTCTGGACGAATAAAAGAACACAAGGCACAACTTGCACAACGACGTCTAAAACTTCTATATACTTGGAAGTTTATTTACAAACATttacaaattaaaaaacgTCTTGACGATCATTTGTAA
- a CDS encoding sporulation-specific protein, putative (Similar to S. cerevisiae SPO75;~In S. cerevisiae: encodes meiosis-specific protein of unknown function, required for spore wall formation during sporulation; dispensable for both nuclear divisions during meiosis), with product METLPRGFFKWIVPTLKCSINTYLSLGLDAYFFIRFISVLSLFFLFIGTLNMVILIPINYTGSSTEYTAFGLDKLSLSNIATTNVARLNAHFLMGLITIGFFHWLIIYEFQSYVIIRQSYLLSQPHKDSVMAKTLLISNVPSYLQNHEVLKTIFQVVPGGIKDIWDINEFEVIDHQVEIAQDALHYLEKSQVLGLKKYYRKKSQWCGPPVGDSIEEIKEFIETHETYFYPPLYSGPIRIPQIERTIRITLPGWLRVFCFQKPIPMYEWSLQTLSECNQKIDEEKLKLTEGQLAKHSKIFIEFTSQEGSYIAHQCLLSQSQGFLDKTTIEINPNDIIWRNVCRNDGIACKFEKYLVTIVFISIIILYVIPVSLIGLVSQIPLLTQLLPFLEWIYQFPEEARETISGFLPSILLGVLTEMVMIIFRFLTYFKGRTTGCEVEIDLQKWYFAFLFVQQFLVVTISSSVTVILKQIIDQPTSIPVLLATNLPKSATFFFQYISLRAFAFCGNNFLRISPLIQTLIVHKFIDITPRQKFNRITNLPKIKWGTTFAVYSIYACIGISYSIISPLISIFIIFFLNLSILYYKYALKYVYNHINESETTGRLYPTALLHLYTGVYCLECCLIGVFFLSKNDKGGYPMRVQGWIMTGILILTIFANTIIYNRYTPHFSNLPILSDKAFKDGIKPISESNSPSTDDTYYSNHKLLYLHPAFKYESPKIWLPKDPHGYTDLLLQKMLTRSQFEGENDGAQVQLGKFFSSLKLVISEAPPDYK from the coding sequence atGGAGACATTACCAAGAGGATTTTTTAAATGGATTGTCCCAACATTGAAATGTAGCATTAATACTTATTTATCCTTAGGGTTGGATGcatatttctttattagATTCATTAGTGTATTACTGCTATTTTTCCTATTTATTGGAACCCTCAATATGGTTATACTTATACCAATAAACTACACTGGTAGTAGCACAGAATATACAGCATTTGGATTGGACAAACTTagtttatcaaatattgcAACCACTAATGTGGCAAGGTTAAATGCCCATTTTTTAATGGGACTAATAACAATAGGGTTCTTCCATTGGTTGATTATTTATGAATTCCAAAGTTATGTGATTATACGACAGTCATACTTGTTGTCACAACCACATAAAGATTCTGTAATGGCTAAAACGTTACTAATTTCAAATGTCCCATCATATTTGCAAAACCATGAAGTATTGAAAACCATTTTCCAAGTAGTACCAGGTGGGATTAAAGATATTTGGGATATAAATGAGTTTGAAGTAATTGACCACCAAGTAGAAATAGCCCAAGATGCTTTGCattatttggaaaaatcTCAAGTATTAGgactaaaaaaatattatcgTAAAAAATCACAATGGTGTGGACCCCCAGTGGGTGATTCaatagaagaaattaaagaatttattgaaaccCATGAAACATATTTTTACCCTCCATTATATCTGGGACCAATTAGGATCCCTCAAATTGAACGAACAATTCGTATCACCCTACCAGGATGGTTACGAGTATTTTGCTTTCAAAAACCAATCCCCATGTATGAGTGGTCTCTCCAAACCCTTTCTGAATGcaaccaaaaaattgaCGAAGAAAAACTTAAGCTCACTGAAGGTCAACTCGCCAAACACagtaaaatatttattgaattcaCATCTCAAGAAGGATCCTATATTGCCCATCAATGTCTTTTATCCCAATCACAAGGTTTCCTTGACAAAACAACCATTGAAATAAATCCAAATGATATAATATGGAGAAATGTTTGTCGTAATGATGGCATCGCTtgcaaatttgaaaaatatttggttACAATTGTTTTTATCAGTATTATAATTCTCTATGTTATCCCAGTGTCATTGATTGGGTTGGTATCACAAATACCATTGCTAACTCAATTATTACCGTTTTTGGAATGGATATATCAATTCCCGGAAGAGGCAAGAGAAACAATTTCTGGGTTCTTACCTTCAATATTACTCGGCGTCTTGACTGAGATGGTGATGATCATTTTCAGATTTCTAACATATTTCAAAGGAAGAACAACTGGTTGTGAAGTTGAAATTGACTTGCAAAAATGGTACTTTgcatttttgtttgtaCAACAATTTTTAGTTGTCACCATTCTGTCAAGTGTCACAGtaatattaaaacaaataattgatcaacCAACTTCCATTCCAGTATTGCTTGCCACCAATCTCCCCAAATCAGCcacatttttctttcaatatatATCCCTCCGAGCATTTGCATTCTGTGGTAATAACTTCTTAAGAATCAGTCCATTAATCCAGACATTAATAGTTCACAAATTCATCGACATTACTCCACGACAAAAGTTCAATCGTATCACCAATTTACCTAAAATAAAATGGGGCACAACATTTGCCGTGTATTCAATCTATGCTTGCATTGGAATTtcatattcaataatttctccactaatttcaatattcatcattttctttctaaaCTTGTCAATCTTGTATTACAAGTATGCACTCAAATATGTATACAATCATATCAACGAATCAGAAACAACCGGAAGACTATACCCCACAGCATTGCTTCATCTTTATACCGGTGTTTATTGTCTTGAATGCTGTTTAATTGGTGTTTTCTTCCTTCTGAAAAACGATAAAGGTGGATACCCCATGAGAGTGCAAGGTTGGATCATGACAGGAATATTGATCTTGACAATTTTTGCCAATACAATTATTTACAATCGGTATACCCCtcatttttccaatttgcCAATTCTATCAGATAAAGCATTCAAAGATGGAATAAAACCAATATCAGAAAGCAATAGTCCCAGCACTGACGATACATATTATCTGAATCACAAATTGTTGTATCTCCATCCAGCATTCAAATATGAAAGCCCCAAAATATGGTTACCAAAAGACCCCCACGGATATACAGATTTGCTACTACAAAAAATGTTGACCAGGTCTCAATTTGAAGGCGAAAACGATGGTGCGCAAGTCCAACTTGGTAAATTTTTCAGCTCCTTAAAACTAGTAATATCCGAGGCTCCGCCTGATTACAAATGA